The proteins below come from a single Streptococcus porcinus genomic window:
- the nrdF gene encoding class 1b ribonucleoside-diphosphate reductase subunit beta: MTTYYEAINWNEIEDVIDKSTWEKLTEQFWLDTRIPLSNDLDDWRKLSDQEKDLVGKVFGGLTLLDTMQSETGVEAIRADIRTPHEEAVLNNIQFMESVHAKSYSSIFSTLNTKKEIEDIFEWTNNNEFLQKKAKIINDIYANGDALQKKVASTYLETFLFYSGFFTPLYYLGNNKLANVAEIIKLIIRDESVHGTYIGYKFQLGFNELSEEEQESFREWMYDLLYQLYENEENYTKTLYDQVGWTDEVMTFLRYNANKALMNLGQDPLFPDTANDVNPIVMNGISTGTSNHDFFSQVGNGYLLGSVEAMQDDDYNMGR; encoded by the coding sequence ATGACAACCTATTATGAAGCAATAAATTGGAATGAAATCGAAGATGTAATCGATAAATCGACTTGGGAAAAATTAACAGAACAATTCTGGCTCGATACACGAATACCTCTATCAAACGATTTGGATGACTGGCGCAAGCTTTCCGATCAAGAAAAAGATTTAGTCGGTAAAGTTTTTGGTGGTCTAACCTTACTTGATACTATGCAATCCGAAACAGGTGTTGAGGCTATCCGAGCGGATATTAGAACTCCTCATGAAGAAGCTGTTTTAAATAACATTCAGTTTATGGAATCTGTTCATGCTAAATCCTACTCTTCAATTTTCTCAACATTGAATACCAAAAAAGAAATTGAAGATATTTTTGAATGGACTAATAATAATGAATTCTTGCAGAAAAAAGCAAAAATCATTAATGACATCTATGCAAATGGAGACGCCTTACAGAAGAAAGTTGCCTCAACTTACCTAGAAACTTTTCTCTTTTATTCTGGCTTTTTTACCCCTCTTTACTATTTAGGAAATAATAAACTAGCAAATGTAGCCGAAATCATCAAGTTAATTATTCGTGATGAATCCGTCCACGGAACCTACATTGGTTATAAATTCCAGCTCGGATTTAACGAATTAAGTGAAGAAGAACAAGAATCCTTCAGAGAATGGATGTATGATCTTCTCTACCAACTCTATGAAAATGAAGAAAATTACACTAAAACTCTTTATGATCAAGTTGGCTGGACTGATGAGGTCATGACTTTCTTACGTTACAACGCTAACAAGGCTCTTATGAATCTAGGACAAGATCCTCTTTTCCCTGATACTGCAAATGACGTGAATCCAATCGTTATGAATGGTATTTCTACTGGAACTTCAAACCATGACTTCTTTTCTCAAGTCGGAAACGGTTATTTGTTAGGCTCAGTAGAAGCTATGCAAGATGATGACTATAACATGGGGCGCTAA
- the ptsP gene encoding phosphoenolpyruvate--protein phosphotransferase: protein MTEMLNGIAASDGVAVAKAYLLVQPDLSFETITVQDTNAEEARLDVALQASQDELSVIREKAVESLGEEAASVFDAHLMVLADPEMISQIKETIRAKQTNAETGLKEVTDMFITIFEGMEDNPYMQERAADIRDVAKRVLAHLLGVKLPNPATIDEESIVIAHDLTPSDTAQLNKQFVKAFVTNIGGRTSHSAIMARTLEIAAVLGTNDITQRVKDGDIVAVNGITGEVIINPSQDQIVAFKEAGSAYAKQKAEWALLKDAETVTADGQHFELAANIGTPKDVEGVNDNGAEAVGLYRTEFLYMDSQDFPTEDEQYEAYKAVLEGMNGKPVVVRTMDIGGDKELPYFDLPKEMNPFLGYRALRISISETGDAMFRTQIRALLRASVHGQLRIMFPMVALLKEFRAAKAVFEEEKAKLTAEGIAVSEDIQVGIMIEIPAAAMLADQFAKEVDFFSIGTNDLIQYTMAADRMNEQVSYLYQPYNPSILRLINNVIKAAHAEGKWAGMCGEMAGDQQAVPLLVGMGLDEFSMSATSVLRTRSLMKTLDTAKMREYAQRALTECSTAEEVLELAKVYLPEN, encoded by the coding sequence ATGACAGAAATGCTTAATGGAATCGCAGCTTCAGATGGTGTTGCCGTTGCCAAAGCATATCTACTCGTTCAACCGGATTTGTCGTTTGAGACTATTACAGTCCAAGATACAAACGCAGAAGAAGCTCGCCTTGATGTAGCATTACAAGCTTCACAAGACGAGCTTTCTGTTATTCGTGAGAAAGCAGTAGAGAGCTTAGGAGAAGAAGCAGCATCAGTTTTCGATGCCCATTTAATGGTTTTAGCTGATCCTGAAATGATTAGCCAGATTAAAGAGACTATTCGTGCAAAACAAACTAATGCAGAAACTGGACTAAAAGAAGTAACGGATATGTTTATCACAATCTTTGAAGGTATGGAAGATAACCCATACATGCAAGAACGTGCTGCTGATATTCGTGACGTTGCCAAACGCGTATTGGCACACCTTTTAGGTGTTAAATTACCAAATCCTGCTACAATTGATGAAGAGTCAATTGTTATTGCACATGATTTGACTCCTTCTGATACAGCACAATTAAACAAACAGTTTGTTAAAGCCTTTGTTACTAATATTGGTGGACGTACTAGTCACTCTGCTATTATGGCACGTACCCTTGAAATTGCTGCTGTTTTAGGAACAAACGATATTACACAACGTGTTAAAGACGGTGATATTGTCGCTGTTAACGGGATTACTGGTGAAGTTATCATCAATCCTAGCCAAGACCAAATTGTTGCTTTCAAAGAAGCAGGTTCTGCATATGCTAAGCAAAAAGCTGAGTGGGCATTATTAAAAGATGCCGAAACTGTTACTGCTGACGGTCAGCATTTTGAGCTTGCAGCCAACATTGGTACTCCAAAAGACGTTGAAGGTGTCAATGATAATGGTGCTGAAGCAGTTGGTCTATACCGCACAGAGTTCCTATATATGGATTCACAAGACTTCCCAACCGAAGATGAGCAATATGAAGCCTACAAAGCTGTTTTAGAAGGTATGAATGGCAAACCAGTTGTTGTCCGTACAATGGACATCGGTGGGGATAAGGAATTACCATATTTTGATCTTCCAAAAGAAATGAACCCATTCTTAGGTTATCGTGCCCTTCGTATCTCAATTTCTGAAACAGGAGATGCTATGTTCCGTACACAGATTCGTGCCTTGTTACGCGCTTCTGTTCACGGCCAATTGCGTATCATGTTCCCAATGGTTGCACTGCTTAAAGAATTCCGTGCAGCGAAAGCTGTTTTTGAGGAAGAAAAAGCGAAGCTTACAGCTGAGGGAATTGCGGTTTCAGAAGATATTCAAGTTGGTATTATGATTGAGATACCAGCAGCAGCAATGTTGGCAGACCAATTTGCAAAAGAAGTTGACTTCTTCTCAATTGGAACCAATGATTTAATTCAATATACAATGGCTGCTGACCGTATGAATGAACAAGTTTCATATCTTTATCAACCTTATAACCCATCAATCCTGCGCCTAATTAACAACGTGATTAAAGCGGCTCATGCTGAAGGTAAATGGGCTGGTATGTGTGGTGAAATGGCTGGTGATCAACAAGCTGTTCCATTACTTGTAGGAATGGGCTTAGATGAGTTCTCAATGTCTGCTACATCTGTATTACGTACACGAAGCTTAATGAAAACTCTTGATACTGCCAAGATGCGCGAATATGCGCAACGTGCATTGACAGAATGTTCTACAGCTGAAGAAGTACTTGAGTTAGCCAAAGTTTACTTACCAGAAAATTAG
- a CDS encoding polysaccharide deacetylase family protein, which yields MKKILYLIITLFLVVGLGLAAYTYHEKQMQKQIASAVITEKKKQLDGPEMKSTKVLKVGNKQFYYLAPLKDNSSFYKENLPLSLYQNLSDKKEIIFIKPEFKDTPLNKVKKVFIHQITYKKELFKLTKKSDNIISSYHLKSDYSQFKVTDLVNGHIDRVAQEIKKLDPDAVFDPSIMGRLSERKGKLTDTLLINEKGITVQDKKVIPFQNLFDVIDPHYLKGQIKNDYEQYLKKKKEEADAKASKEKMVALTFDDGPNPATTPKVLELLSKYGAKATFFMMGSKIAGNEALVKKVHDSGNDIGNHSWDHPNLTKLSPDQVKSQIQSTNDAIVKACGQKPVYLRPPYGATNEMVKQASGMNQMLWTVDTRDWENHSTEGIMSNIKSQLQPGGVILMHDIHQTSVDALPTVLEYLKKEGYRCVTISQLMGE from the coding sequence ATGAAGAAAATTCTATACCTTATCATCACACTTTTTCTCGTTGTTGGTCTTGGTCTAGCAGCATATACCTATCATGAAAAACAAATGCAAAAACAAATAGCAAGTGCTGTAATAACGGAAAAGAAAAAGCAACTTGATGGTCCAGAAATGAAATCTACCAAAGTTTTAAAGGTAGGTAATAAACAATTCTATTACTTAGCGCCGTTAAAAGATAATAGTTCATTCTATAAAGAAAATTTACCTTTATCTTTGTACCAAAATTTAAGTGATAAAAAAGAAATTATTTTTATTAAGCCAGAATTTAAAGACACCCCTTTAAATAAGGTTAAAAAGGTCTTTATTCATCAAATAACCTATAAAAAAGAATTATTTAAGCTTACTAAAAAGTCAGATAATATTATTAGTAGTTATCATCTAAAATCTGATTATAGTCAATTTAAAGTAACTGATTTAGTCAATGGTCATATTGATCGGGTTGCTCAAGAAATTAAAAAATTGGATCCTGACGCCGTTTTTGACCCTAGTATCATGGGAAGGCTTTCTGAACGTAAGGGAAAGTTAACGGATACATTGTTAATTAATGAAAAAGGAATTACCGTTCAAGACAAGAAGGTTATTCCCTTTCAAAACCTGTTTGATGTTATTGATCCTCATTATCTAAAGGGACAAATAAAAAATGACTATGAACAGTATTTGAAAAAGAAAAAAGAAGAGGCAGATGCTAAAGCTTCTAAAGAAAAAATGGTTGCTCTAACCTTTGATGATGGACCAAATCCTGCAACCACTCCAAAAGTTTTAGAGTTATTAAGTAAATATGGCGCTAAAGCAACCTTCTTTATGATGGGATCAAAAATTGCGGGAAATGAAGCGCTGGTCAAAAAAGTACATGATTCAGGTAACGACATTGGTAATCATTCTTGGGATCATCCTAACTTAACTAAATTAAGCCCAGATCAGGTTAAGTCACAAATTCAATCAACTAATGATGCCATTGTAAAAGCCTGTGGTCAAAAGCCCGTCTACCTAAGGCCGCCATACGGTGCAACAAATGAGATGGTAAAACAAGCCTCCGGTATGAATCAAATGCTGTGGACAGTAGATACCCGTGATTGGGAAAATCATAGTACTGAAGGGATTATGTCGAATATTAAGAGTCAATTACAACCTGGTGGTGTTATTTTGATGCATGACATTCACCAAACATCAGTAGATGCTTTGCCGACGGTTTTGGAGTACCTAAAAAAAGAAGGCTATCGTTGTGTAACGATTAGTCAATTGATGGGGGAATAA
- a CDS encoding chloride channel protein: MKKSIEEQLRWLGLLLLTGITAGVVASILTVLIHLIQAISFGYHSGTFSSEIAKVAPIRRAISVIFAGIIAAFGWQALTKYFKPFKTIKAIVQDNEKVYPTSSFCHGMLQLVTVSMGSPLGREGASREVSVALTASWLQFFQLKNKEIRLLLACASGAALGAVYNAPLATTIFIMENVLLKWTKRHFLSATITSFMAVWTVRLLSGNVIQYKLSPLHWNSYLLLWAPLFGFLVAIIIFCYKYLLKISPKRNLTSPTYLYWVIGSFVFVAILSIFFPHILGNGKAGLLYFIHANYDFSYASGLLIAKAVAVFITFYAGAFGGRIAPSMMMGGGLGLLAAQAWNSYLPNISISFAIIIGAAIFLAIINNIPVAAVFFLLEITNQPLWNALPIAIAILSALFFQKIGASLLNMKTSS, translated from the coding sequence ATGAAGAAATCAATAGAAGAACAGCTCAGGTGGCTGGGACTACTTCTCTTAACTGGTATTACAGCAGGAGTCGTTGCTAGTATATTAACTGTTCTTATCCACCTCATTCAAGCTATTAGTTTTGGTTATCACTCAGGCACATTTAGTTCAGAAATTGCAAAAGTAGCGCCTATTCGCCGCGCTATCAGTGTCATTTTTGCGGGAATTATTGCTGCTTTTGGTTGGCAAGCTTTGACAAAATATTTTAAACCCTTTAAAACGATTAAAGCAATTGTCCAAGATAATGAGAAAGTCTACCCAACCTCCTCTTTTTGTCATGGAATGTTACAGTTAGTGACTGTTTCTATGGGCTCACCATTAGGACGTGAAGGCGCTTCCCGCGAAGTCTCAGTTGCTCTCACTGCAAGTTGGTTACAATTTTTCCAACTTAAAAACAAAGAGATAAGGCTTCTGTTAGCCTGCGCATCTGGAGCTGCCTTAGGTGCGGTCTATAATGCTCCCTTAGCAACAACTATTTTTATTATGGAGAATGTTCTCTTAAAATGGACAAAGCGTCATTTTTTATCAGCTACCATCACGTCATTTATGGCTGTATGGACTGTTAGACTGTTGTCAGGAAATGTCATTCAATACAAACTAAGTCCCTTACATTGGAATAGCTACTTACTCTTATGGGCTCCTCTTTTTGGTTTCTTAGTTGCCATCATTATTTTTTGCTATAAATACCTGCTTAAGATTAGCCCAAAGAGAAATTTAACAAGCCCTACTTATCTTTATTGGGTCATAGGCTCATTTGTATTTGTAGCAATTCTTAGTATCTTTTTCCCCCACATTTTAGGGAATGGCAAAGCTGGATTACTCTATTTTATCCATGCTAACTATGACTTTTCTTATGCCAGTGGCCTATTAATAGCAAAGGCTGTCGCTGTTTTTATCACTTTTTATGCTGGAGCTTTCGGAGGTAGAATAGCTCCTTCCATGATGATGGGAGGGGGACTTGGTTTACTAGCAGCTCAAGCTTGGAATTCCTACCTACCGAATATTTCAATTTCATTTGCTATTATTATTGGAGCTGCCATTTTCTTAGCAATCATCAACAATATCCCAGTAGCAGCAGTCTTTTTCTTACTTGAAATTACTAATCAACCCCTTTGGAATGCTTTACCTATAGCCATTGCCATTTTGTCAGCACTATTTTTTCAAAAAATAGGTGCTTCTTTATTAAATATGAAAACTTCAAGCTAA
- a CDS encoding phosphocarrier protein HPr: MASKDFHIVAETGIHARPATLLVQTASKFASDITLDYKGKAVNLKSIMGVMSLGVGQGADVTITAEGADADDAIAAIEDTMTKEGLA; encoded by the coding sequence ATGGCTTCAAAAGATTTTCACATTGTTGCGGAAACAGGAATTCACGCACGTCCAGCAACATTACTAGTTCAAACAGCTAGCAAATTTGCATCAGACATCACTTTAGACTATAAAGGTAAAGCTGTTAACTTAAAATCAATCATGGGCGTAATGAGCCTTGGTGTTGGTCAAGGAGCTGATGTTACAATCACTGCTGAAGGTGCTGACGCTGATGACGCTATCGCAGCTATCGAAGACACAATGACAAAAGAAGGATTGGCTTAA
- the nrdE gene encoding class 1b ribonucleoside-diphosphate reductase subunit alpha, whose product MSLKDIGDISYFRLNNEINRPVNGTIPLNKDKEALKAFFKENVLPNTKQFSSITDKVTFLIENDYIETAFIQKYQPEFIEELAAILKSENFRFKSFMAAYKFYQQYALKTNDGDLYLESIEDRVMFNALYYADGSEDLAKDLAIEMINQRYQPATPSFLNAGRSRRGELVSCFLIQVTDDMNSIGRSINSALQLSRIGGGVGISLSNLREAGAPIKGYAGAASGVVPVMKLFEDSFSYSNQLGQRQGAGVVYLNIFHPDIIAFLSTKKENADEKVRVKTLSLGLTVPDKFYELARNNDDMYLFSPYDIEREYGIAFNYIDITEKYDELVANPKITKTKLRARDLETEISKLQQESGYPYIINIDTANKTNPIDGKIIMSNLCSEILQVQKPSVINDAQEFLELGTDISCNLGSTNILNMMTSPDFGRSIKAMTRALTYVTDSSHIEAVPTIKNGNQQAHTFGLGAMGLHSFLAQNHIEYGSPESVEFTDIYFMLMNYWTLVESNNIARERHTTFIGFEKSKYADGTYFDKYVTGEFVPKSDLVKELFKNHFIPQASDWESLRQAVQKDGLYHQNRLAVAPNGSISYINDCSASIHPITQRIEERQEKKIGKIYYPANGLSTDTIPYYTSAYDMDMRKVIDVYAAATQHVDQGLSLTLFLRSELPKEIYEWKTESKQTTRDLSILRNYAFNKGIKSIYYVRTFTDDGEEVGANQCESCVI is encoded by the coding sequence ATGAGTCTTAAAGATATTGGTGATATCTCTTATTTTCGCCTAAATAACGAAATTAACCGTCCTGTTAATGGGACAATTCCCTTAAACAAAGACAAAGAAGCTCTGAAAGCTTTTTTTAAAGAGAATGTGCTACCAAATACAAAACAGTTTTCATCTATTACTGATAAGGTTACGTTCTTAATAGAAAATGACTATATTGAAACTGCGTTTATTCAGAAATACCAGCCAGAATTTATCGAAGAGTTAGCTGCCATCCTAAAATCAGAAAATTTCCGCTTTAAATCCTTTATGGCTGCTTATAAATTCTACCAACAGTATGCTTTGAAAACAAATGATGGTGACCTTTACCTAGAAAGCATTGAAGATCGCGTAATGTTCAATGCCCTCTACTATGCTGATGGTAGTGAAGACCTAGCAAAAGATTTAGCAATTGAAATGATTAATCAACGATATCAGCCAGCAACTCCTTCTTTTTTGAATGCTGGTCGTAGTCGTCGTGGAGAATTGGTTTCTTGCTTCCTCATTCAAGTTACTGATGACATGAATTCAATTGGTCGCTCTATCAATTCAGCTTTGCAATTATCTCGAATTGGAGGTGGCGTAGGTATTAGTTTATCAAACCTTCGCGAGGCTGGTGCACCTATTAAAGGCTATGCAGGTGCTGCTTCTGGCGTCGTTCCTGTTATGAAACTGTTTGAAGATAGCTTTTCATACTCTAACCAATTAGGTCAAAGACAAGGAGCTGGCGTTGTCTACCTCAATATTTTCCACCCAGATATTATCGCTTTTCTATCAACTAAAAAAGAAAATGCCGATGAAAAAGTTCGAGTAAAAACCTTGTCACTTGGACTAACTGTTCCTGATAAATTTTACGAATTAGCTCGCAACAATGACGACATGTACTTGTTTAGTCCATATGACATTGAACGTGAATATGGTATTGCTTTCAATTACATTGATATTACTGAAAAATACGACGAATTAGTAGCTAATCCTAAGATTACAAAGACCAAATTACGTGCTCGTGATTTAGAGACTGAAATTTCAAAATTACAACAAGAATCAGGCTACCCCTACATCATCAATATTGACACAGCAAATAAAACTAATCCGATTGACGGAAAAATCATTATGAGTAATCTCTGTTCAGAGATTTTACAAGTCCAAAAACCAAGTGTCATTAACGATGCTCAAGAGTTTCTTGAATTAGGTACAGATATTTCTTGCAACCTTGGCTCAACTAATATTCTTAATATGATGACTTCTCCAGATTTTGGTCGCTCCATTAAAGCTATGACTAGAGCCTTGACTTACGTTACAGATTCTTCTCATATTGAAGCTGTGCCAACGATCAAAAATGGTAACCAACAAGCACACACCTTTGGACTTGGGGCTATGGGGCTACATTCCTTCCTAGCACAGAACCACATTGAATACGGCAGTCCAGAGTCGGTAGAATTTACTGACATCTACTTTATGTTGATGAATTACTGGACCTTGGTAGAATCAAATAATATAGCTCGTGAGCGTCACACAACCTTTATCGGTTTTGAAAAGTCAAAATATGCCGATGGAACTTACTTTGATAAATATGTGACCGGAGAATTTGTTCCTAAATCAGACTTGGTTAAAGAGCTCTTCAAGAACCATTTTATTCCTCAAGCATCCGACTGGGAATCTCTTCGTCAAGCTGTGCAAAAAGACGGTCTCTATCACCAAAACCGTTTAGCAGTTGCCCCTAATGGTTCCATCTCCTATATTAATGACTGCTCTGCTTCTATTCATCCTATAACTCAAAGGATTGAAGAACGTCAAGAGAAAAAAATTGGTAAAATTTACTACCCAGCAAACGGCCTATCAACTGACACAATTCCTTATTACACTTCTGCTTACGATATGGATATGCGTAAGGTGATCGATGTCTACGCCGCTGCGACACAACACGTTGATCAAGGCTTATCTTTGACACTTTTCCTTCGTAGTGAACTACCAAAAGAGATTTATGAGTGGAAAACAGAAAGTAAGCAAACAACCCGTGATCTTTCTATTCTTCGTAACTATGCCTTTAATAAAGGTATTAAATCAATCTATTATGTTCGTACCTTTACTGATGATGGTGAAGAAGTTGGCGCAAACCAATGTGAATCATGTGTTATCTAG
- a CDS encoding DEAD/DEAH box helicase — MLKEFPQIWQDQLAQSQIAQLTPIQEQVFEPIRQGKNVLGISPTGTGKTLAYLLPSLLKIEGKKAQQLLILAPNTELAGQIFDVTKEWAEPLGIVAQLFISGTSQKRQIERLKKGPQIIIGTPGRVYELIQHKKIKMMNVDTIVLDEFDELLGDSQYRFVQKISHHVPKSHQMIYMSATDRVSKDVLATDTVTIDLSHQKLTSIKHYYISVDKRNRLDLLRKFSNIPNFRALVFFNNLSDLGASEEKLQYMGTNAVSLASDINVKFRKAILEKFKNDDISLLLATDLVARGIDIDQLEYVINFEVARDKENYTHRAGRTGRMGNKGVVITFVNHPEDIKKLKKFAPVSELTLHNQKLQQK, encoded by the coding sequence ATGTTAAAAGAATTTCCCCAAATTTGGCAAGATCAACTTGCCCAGAGTCAAATAGCACAGTTAACGCCTATTCAAGAACAAGTCTTTGAACCCATTCGCCAAGGCAAAAATGTACTGGGTATTAGCCCAACTGGAACTGGTAAAACCTTAGCCTATCTCTTGCCAAGTCTATTAAAGATTGAAGGTAAAAAAGCCCAGCAATTGTTAATTCTAGCACCAAATACAGAATTAGCTGGTCAAATATTTGACGTTACTAAAGAGTGGGCTGAGCCATTAGGAATAGTCGCTCAACTCTTTATTTCTGGTACAAGTCAGAAAAGACAAATTGAACGCCTCAAAAAAGGTCCCCAAATTATAATTGGTACTCCAGGTCGTGTTTATGAGTTAATTCAACATAAAAAAATTAAAATGATGAATGTAGACACCATTGTATTGGATGAATTTGATGAACTTCTAGGCGACTCACAATATCGCTTTGTTCAAAAAATTTCTCACCATGTCCCTAAAAGCCATCAAATGATTTACATGAGTGCAACCGACAGAGTTTCAAAAGATGTTTTAGCTACCGACACGGTAACTATTGACTTATCCCACCAAAAGTTAACCTCTATCAAACACTACTATATATCGGTAGATAAACGTAATCGTCTTGACCTTTTACGAAAATTTTCCAATATCCCTAACTTTCGGGCCCTAGTTTTCTTTAATAACCTATCCGATTTAGGAGCAAGTGAAGAAAAATTACAATATATGGGAACAAATGCTGTTTCTCTAGCTAGTGATATCAATGTAAAATTCCGAAAAGCAATTCTTGAAAAATTTAAGAATGATGACATCTCACTCTTATTAGCTACTGATTTAGTTGCTCGAGGCATTGATATTGATCAACTTGAGTACGTTATTAATTTTGAAGTAGCCCGTGACAAGGAAAACTACACTCATCGAGCTGGCAGAACTGGTAGAATGGGGAATAAAGGAGTAGTTATTACCTTTGTTAATCATCCCGAAGACATCAAGAAATTAAAAAAATTTGCTCCAGTTTCAGAATTAACCTTACACAACCAAAAATTACAACAAAAGTAA
- the nrdH gene encoding glutaredoxin-like protein NrdH → MITLYSKNNCMQCKMTKKFLEQNGANFQEINIDEHPEKIEYVKSLGFTAAPVIESDQMVFSGFQPAKLKEII, encoded by the coding sequence ATGATTACACTTTATTCAAAAAATAACTGTATGCAATGTAAAATGACAAAAAAATTCTTAGAACAAAACGGAGCAAATTTTCAAGAAATTAACATTGATGAACACCCTGAAAAAATTGAGTATGTTAAAAGTTTAGGATTTACTGCTGCTCCTGTTATCGAGAGTGATCAGATGGTTTTCTCAGGATTCCAGCCAGCAAAATTAAAAGAAATTATTTAA
- a CDS encoding NADP-dependent glyceraldehyde-3-phosphate dehydrogenase, with amino-acid sequence MSKQYKNLVNGEWKLSENDIKIYAPATGEELGSVPAMSTDEVDFVYDSAKKAFPAWRSLSYVERAAILHKAADILVRDAEKIGAILSKEVAKGHKAAVSEVVRTAEIINYAAEEGIRMEGEVLEGGSFEASSKKKIAIVRHEPVGLVLAISPFNYPINLAGSKIAPALIAGNVVALKPPTQGSISGLLLAEVFAEAGVPAGVFNTITGRGSVIGGYIVEHEAVNFINFTGSTPVGEHIGQLAGMRPIMLELGGKDSAIVLEDADLALAAKNIVAGAFGYSGQRCTAVKRVLVMDSVADELEKHVCDLVSNLSIGMPADDADITPLIDTKAADFVEGLIKDANAKGAKALTEIKREGNLLSPVVFDHVTTDMRLAWEEPFGPVLPFIRVKSVEEAIEISNASEYGLQASVFTNNFPQAFAIAEQLEVGTVHLNNKTQRGTDNFPFLGAKKSGAGVQGVKYSIDAMTNLKSIVFDIA; translated from the coding sequence TTGTCTAAACAGTATAAAAATCTTGTTAACGGTGAATGGAAACTTTCTGAAAATGATATCAAGATTTACGCACCAGCAACTGGAGAAGAGTTAGGTTCTGTTCCAGCTATGTCAACTGATGAAGTAGACTTTGTCTATGATTCAGCGAAAAAAGCCTTTCCAGCTTGGCGCAGTTTATCATATGTGGAACGCGCAGCGATTCTACATAAAGCGGCAGATATTTTAGTTAGAGACGCAGAAAAGATTGGTGCTATTCTTTCTAAAGAGGTAGCAAAAGGCCATAAAGCAGCTGTAAGTGAAGTTGTTCGCACGGCTGAAATTATCAATTATGCTGCGGAAGAAGGTATCCGTATGGAAGGGGAAGTGCTTGAAGGTGGTAGTTTTGAAGCATCAAGTAAGAAAAAAATTGCCATTGTTCGCCATGAACCTGTAGGTCTAGTCTTAGCTATCTCACCATTTAACTATCCCATTAATTTAGCGGGCTCAAAAATCGCTCCTGCTTTAATTGCTGGGAATGTTGTTGCCCTCAAACCACCAACACAAGGCTCTATTTCTGGTTTATTGTTAGCAGAAGTTTTTGCTGAAGCTGGAGTACCGGCAGGGGTCTTTAATACTATCACAGGTCGTGGTTCTGTTATTGGGGGCTACATTGTTGAGCACGAAGCGGTTAACTTTATTAATTTCACAGGTTCGACACCTGTTGGAGAACATATCGGTCAATTAGCTGGTATGCGTCCGATTATGCTTGAACTTGGTGGAAAAGACTCAGCTATTGTTTTAGAAGATGCTGATTTAGCTCTAGCAGCTAAAAATATTGTTGCCGGTGCTTTTGGCTATTCTGGACAACGCTGTACAGCCGTTAAACGTGTATTGGTTATGGATAGCGTTGCAGATGAGCTCGAAAAACATGTTTGTGACTTAGTTTCTAATTTGAGCATTGGTATGCCAGCTGATGATGCTGACATTACTCCTTTGATTGATACCAAGGCCGCAGATTTTGTTGAAGGTTTAATTAAAGATGCTAATGCTAAAGGAGCAAAAGCTTTAACAGAAATCAAACGTGAGGGCAATCTTCTTTCACCAGTAGTGTTTGATCATGTTACAACAGATATGCGTTTAGCATGGGAGGAGCCGTTTGGACCAGTCTTACCATTTATTCGTGTGAAGTCTGTTGAAGAAGCCATTGAGATTTCAAATGCTTCCGAATATGGCTTACAAGCTTCAGTATTCACTAATAACTTCCCACAAGCTTTTGCAATTGCTGAGCAACTAGAAGTTGGTACTGTTCATCTTAATAATAAGACGCAACGTGGAACAGATAATTTCCCATTCCTAGGTGCTAAAAAATCAGGTGCAGGAGTACAAGGGGTTAAATACTCAATTGATGCAATGACAAACTTAAAATCAATTGTTTTTGATATTGCATAA